A single genomic interval of Vanessa atalanta chromosome 12, ilVanAtal1.2, whole genome shotgun sequence harbors:
- the LOC125067595 gene encoding zinc finger RNA-binding protein isoform X2 → MMAANNYFGFTHGGTQYGAATASAAYGGQTGYAVAPAATAATYGTQRAAATGYDTAYQAAAATQAAHAHAHAAAAAASAYDASKSAYYQQAAAAYPAAPPQPQPTYDATAKPAYSTPATYAQGARGSGGAKAAYGSVYSAPAPAASYPSQPYSAPAQPAKQTANRGTSAYDTALYNAATMYVAQQNKTGGGGGWKNYNKSGVGAGLGRRPKPPPKAQQLHYCDVCRISCAGPQTYKEHLEGQKHKKKEAAVKLAAAGGGGGGARACGASALRCELCDVTCTGADAYAAHVRGIKHQKVVKLHTMLGKPIPSTEPVKLQPAKKTVAGAPKIAFVASGGLSTVGCSADCPPGDKEDEREDDADAEPEVQPVGQDYIEEIRGDDGKALSFNCKLCDCKFNDPNAKEMHMKGRRHRLQYKKKVQPDLEVKVKPSMHQRKLAEAKAQRMLVRDELWARRRMHDGVEEDDRVYWEGADWWRGPHHHHHHAMGMGYGPVGRRPETSDDRHVLAKHADIYPPEQQLQDIQRAVSHTEKALKSLSDALADQGKLKGQPAKVAAKVDDKKEEKPEGKEDGRDNQLFSFVGEGEAAPSGSPATPGPGTAGARALKGVMRVGLLAKGLLLRGDRDVRLVVLCHDRPTVTLLKRVAADLPHHLSRVKGSSEEPKYKVELLPAEGAVSVSDGSVNVLVSLTSAIMREPAEGGDIKRDDKDVLPRQKCLDALAALRHAKWFQARAASLQSCVIIIRIMRDLCRRIPNWTPLNPYAMELLVSGVMQSAGGALSPGEALRRVMEAAAGGLLLDHGPGLRDPCEKDLVDALGNLPPQKREDLTASAQQFLRQIAFRQIHKVLDMEPLPKVKHAAGNWKFPRKRRRSNTDQDPDTPNGDNKVVKKEDNSE, encoded by the exons ATGATGGCAGCAAATAATTACTTTGGGTTTACCCATGGAGGAACCCAATATGG CGCTGCAACAGCTAGTGCAGCTTACGGCGGCCAAACGGGGTACGCCGTGGCACCGGCTGCGACCGCCGCGACGTACGGGACCCAACGTGCCGCAGCAACAGGATACGATACTGCGTATCAGGCTGCGGCCGCTACACAAG CCGCtcacgcgcacgcgcacgcggcAGCGGCCGCTGCTTCCGCATACGACGCCAGCAAAAGCGCGTATTACCAGCAGGCGGCTGCCGCGTATCCCGCCGCACCGCCGCAGCCGCAGCCCACCTACGACGCCACCGCCAAGCCCGCCTACTCTACGCCTGCCACATACGCACAG GGCGCGCGCGGTTCCGGCGGCGCCAAGGCGGCGTACGGCAGCGTGTAcagcgcgcccgcgcccgcAGCCTCCTACCCCTCGCAGCCCTACTCCGCGCCCGCGCAGCCCGCCAAGC AGACGGCTAACAGGGGCACCTCTGCTTATGATACAGCTCTCTACAACGCGGCGACCATGTATGTGGCGCAGCAGAACAAAACGGGCGGAGGCGG CGGCTGGAAGAACTACAACAAGAGTGGCGTCGGCGCTGGACTCGGGCGGAGACCCAAGCCTCCGCCCAAAGCACAGCAACTGCACTACTGCGACGTGTGTCGCATCTCTTGCGCCGGCCCGCAGACCTACAAGGAGCACCTGGAGGGACAGAAACACAAAAAGAAGGAGGCAGCTGTGAAGTtggcggcggcgggcggcggcggcggaggagCGCGCGCGTGCGGCGCCTCGGCCTTGCGCTGCGAGCTGTGTGACGTCACGTGCACGGGAGCCGACGCGTATGCGGCGCACGTACGTGGCATCAAGCACCAAAAGGTCGTCAAACTGCATACCATGCTGGGGAAACCCATCCCCTCCACCGAGCCCGTCAAGCTTCAGCCCG CCAAAAAGACCGTCGCCGGAGCGCCAAAGATCGCTTTCGTGGCGTCCGGGGGCCTCAGCACCGTGGGCTGCAGCGCCGACTGCCCGCCAGGCGACAAGGAGGACGAGCGGGAAGACGATGCCGACGCAGAGCCCGAGGTGCAGCCCGTGGGGCAGGACTACATCGAGGAGATCCGCGGGGACGACGGCAAGGCGCTCAGCTTCAACTGTAAGCTTTGTGATTGCAAGTTCAACGACCCCAACGCCAAAGAGATGCACATGAAGGGTCGCCGTCATCGACTTCAGTATAAGAAGAAA GTTCAGCCAGACCTTGAAGTTAAAGTTAAGCCGTCCATGCACCAGCGCAAACTAGCTGAGGCCAAAGCTCAACGCATGCTCGTACGCGACGAGCTGTGGGCGCGACGACGTATGCACGAT GGAGTTGAAGAAGACGACCGCGTGTATTGGGAGGGTGCAGACTGGTGGCGCGGACcacatcaccatcatcatcac GCTATGGGTATGGGATACGGTCCTGTCGGCCGCCGGCCCGAGACTTCGGACGACCGACACGTGCTGGCCAAGCACGCTGACATATACCCACCTGAGCAGCAGCTGCAGGACATCCAGCGCGCCGTTTCGCATACGGAGAAGGCGCTCAAGTCGCTCTCTGACGCACTCGCCGATCAGGGCAAGCTCAAG GGACAACCTGCAAAGGTCGCAGCTAAAGTGGACGATAAGAAAGAAGAAAAACCCGAAGGGAAGGAGGACGGTCGAGATAACCAGCT ATTCTCGTTCGTGGGCGAAGGTGAGGCGGCGCCGAGCGGGTCTCCGGCAACTCCGGGGCCGGGCACAGCGGGTGCGCGCGCACTGAAGGGCGTAATGCGCGTGGGGCTTTTGGCCAAGGGGCTACTCCTGCGCGGAGACCGCGACGTGCGCCTCGTCGTACTGTGCCACGACCGCCCCACCGTCACACTGCTCAAACGGGTCGCGGCTGACTTGCCGCACCATCTCTCCAGAGTCAAG GGTTCGAGTGAGGAGCCTAAGTACAAAGTGGAGCTCTTGCCGGCAGAAGGCGCGGTGTCTGTATCAGACGGCTCTGTCAACGTACTTGTGAGCCTCACGTCCGCCATCATGCGCGAGCCCGCAG AGGGTGGCGACATAAAGCGAGACGACAAGGACGTGCTCCCGCGGCAGAAGTGTTTGGACGCGTTGGCCGCCCTTCGGCACGCCAAGTGGTTCCAG GCTAGGGCGGCCAGTCTGCAGTCCTGTGTCATCATCATCCGCATCATGCGTGACCTCTGCCGGCGGATACCTAACTGGACACCTCTCAATCCATAC GCGATGGAATTGCTGGTGTCAGGCGTGATGCAGTCTGCGGGAGGCGCGCTGTCGCCGGGCGAGGCGCTGCGCCGCGTCATGgaggcggcggcgggcggccTGCTGCTGGACCACGGGCCCGGCCTGCGTGACCCCTGCGAGAAGGACCTCGTC GATGCTCTCGGAAACTTACCGCCACAGAAACGTGAAGACTTAACGGCATCGGCTCAGCAGTTCCTGAGACAAATTGCCTTCAGACAGATACACAag GTCTTGGACATGGAGCCGCTACCGAAGGTGAAGCACGCGGCGGGCAACTGGAAGTTCCCGCGCAAGCGCAGGCGCTCCAACACTGACCAGGACCCCGACACGCCTAATG gcgATAACAAAGTAGTGAAGAAGGAGGATAATTCTGAATAA
- the LOC125067595 gene encoding zinc finger RNA-binding protein isoform X7: MMAANNYFGFTHGGTQYGAATASAAYGGQTGYAVAPAATAATYGTQRAAATGYDTAYQAAAATQAAHAHAHAAAAAASAYDASKSAYYQQAAAAYPAAPPQPQPTYDATAKPAYSTPATYAQGARGSGGAKAAYGSVYSAPAPAASYPSQPYSAPAQPAKQTANRGTSAYDTALYNAATMYVAQQNKTGGGGGGGRSGWKNYNKSGVGAGLGRRPKPPPKAQQLHYCDVCRISCAGPQTYKEHLEGQKHKKKEAAVKLAAAGGGGGGARACGASALRCELCDVTCTGADAYAAHVRGIKHQKVVKLHTMLGKPIPSTEPVKLQPGDKEDEREDDADAEPEVQPVGQDYIEEIRGDDGKALSFNCKLCDCKFNDPNAKEMHMKGRRHRLQYKKKVQPDLEVKVKPSMHQRKLAEAKAQRMLVRDELWARRRMHDGVEEDDRVYWEGADWWRGPHHHHHHAMGMGYGPVGRRPETSDDRHVLAKHADIYPPEQQLQDIQRAVSHTEKALKSLSDALADQGKLKGQPAKVAAKVDDKKEEKPEGKEDGRDNQLFSFVGEGEAAPSGSPATPGPGTAGARALKGVMRVGLLAKGLLLRGDRDVRLVVLCHDRPTVTLLKRVAADLPHHLSRVKGSSEEPKYKVELLPAEGAVSVSDGSVNVLVSLTSAIMREPAEGGDIKRDDKDVLPRQKCLDALAALRHAKWFQARAASLQSCVIIIRIMRDLCRRIPNWTPLNPYAMELLVSGVMQSAGGALSPGEALRRVMEAAAGGLLLDHGPGLRDPCEKDLVDALGNLPPQKREDLTASAQQFLRQIAFRQIHKVLDMEPLPKVKHAAGNWKFPRKRRRSNTDQDPDTPNGDNKVVKKEDNSE; this comes from the exons ATGATGGCAGCAAATAATTACTTTGGGTTTACCCATGGAGGAACCCAATATGG CGCTGCAACAGCTAGTGCAGCTTACGGCGGCCAAACGGGGTACGCCGTGGCACCGGCTGCGACCGCCGCGACGTACGGGACCCAACGTGCCGCAGCAACAGGATACGATACTGCGTATCAGGCTGCGGCCGCTACACAAG CCGCtcacgcgcacgcgcacgcggcAGCGGCCGCTGCTTCCGCATACGACGCCAGCAAAAGCGCGTATTACCAGCAGGCGGCTGCCGCGTATCCCGCCGCACCGCCGCAGCCGCAGCCCACCTACGACGCCACCGCCAAGCCCGCCTACTCTACGCCTGCCACATACGCACAG GGCGCGCGCGGTTCCGGCGGCGCCAAGGCGGCGTACGGCAGCGTGTAcagcgcgcccgcgcccgcAGCCTCCTACCCCTCGCAGCCCTACTCCGCGCCCGCGCAGCCCGCCAAGC AGACGGCTAACAGGGGCACCTCTGCTTATGATACAGCTCTCTACAACGCGGCGACCATGTATGTGGCGCAGCAGAACAAAACGGGCGGAGGCGG CGGCGGTGGTCGCAGCGGCTGGAAGAACTACAACAAGAGTGGCGTCGGCGCTGGACTCGGGCGGAGACCCAAGCCTCCGCCCAAAGCACAGCAACTGCACTACTGCGACGTGTGTCGCATCTCTTGCGCCGGCCCGCAGACCTACAAGGAGCACCTGGAGGGACAGAAACACAAAAAGAAGGAGGCAGCTGTGAAGTtggcggcggcgggcggcggcggcggaggagCGCGCGCGTGCGGCGCCTCGGCCTTGCGCTGCGAGCTGTGTGACGTCACGTGCACGGGAGCCGACGCGTATGCGGCGCACGTACGTGGCATCAAGCACCAAAAGGTCGTCAAACTGCATACCATGCTGGGGAAACCCATCCCCTCCACCGAGCCCGTCAAGCTTCAGCCCG GCGACAAGGAGGACGAGCGGGAAGACGATGCCGACGCAGAGCCCGAGGTGCAGCCCGTGGGGCAGGACTACATCGAGGAGATCCGCGGGGACGACGGCAAGGCGCTCAGCTTCAACTGTAAGCTTTGTGATTGCAAGTTCAACGACCCCAACGCCAAAGAGATGCACATGAAGGGTCGCCGTCATCGACTTCAGTATAAGAAGAAA GTTCAGCCAGACCTTGAAGTTAAAGTTAAGCCGTCCATGCACCAGCGCAAACTAGCTGAGGCCAAAGCTCAACGCATGCTCGTACGCGACGAGCTGTGGGCGCGACGACGTATGCACGAT GGAGTTGAAGAAGACGACCGCGTGTATTGGGAGGGTGCAGACTGGTGGCGCGGACcacatcaccatcatcatcac GCTATGGGTATGGGATACGGTCCTGTCGGCCGCCGGCCCGAGACTTCGGACGACCGACACGTGCTGGCCAAGCACGCTGACATATACCCACCTGAGCAGCAGCTGCAGGACATCCAGCGCGCCGTTTCGCATACGGAGAAGGCGCTCAAGTCGCTCTCTGACGCACTCGCCGATCAGGGCAAGCTCAAG GGACAACCTGCAAAGGTCGCAGCTAAAGTGGACGATAAGAAAGAAGAAAAACCCGAAGGGAAGGAGGACGGTCGAGATAACCAGCT ATTCTCGTTCGTGGGCGAAGGTGAGGCGGCGCCGAGCGGGTCTCCGGCAACTCCGGGGCCGGGCACAGCGGGTGCGCGCGCACTGAAGGGCGTAATGCGCGTGGGGCTTTTGGCCAAGGGGCTACTCCTGCGCGGAGACCGCGACGTGCGCCTCGTCGTACTGTGCCACGACCGCCCCACCGTCACACTGCTCAAACGGGTCGCGGCTGACTTGCCGCACCATCTCTCCAGAGTCAAG GGTTCGAGTGAGGAGCCTAAGTACAAAGTGGAGCTCTTGCCGGCAGAAGGCGCGGTGTCTGTATCAGACGGCTCTGTCAACGTACTTGTGAGCCTCACGTCCGCCATCATGCGCGAGCCCGCAG AGGGTGGCGACATAAAGCGAGACGACAAGGACGTGCTCCCGCGGCAGAAGTGTTTGGACGCGTTGGCCGCCCTTCGGCACGCCAAGTGGTTCCAG GCTAGGGCGGCCAGTCTGCAGTCCTGTGTCATCATCATCCGCATCATGCGTGACCTCTGCCGGCGGATACCTAACTGGACACCTCTCAATCCATAC GCGATGGAATTGCTGGTGTCAGGCGTGATGCAGTCTGCGGGAGGCGCGCTGTCGCCGGGCGAGGCGCTGCGCCGCGTCATGgaggcggcggcgggcggccTGCTGCTGGACCACGGGCCCGGCCTGCGTGACCCCTGCGAGAAGGACCTCGTC GATGCTCTCGGAAACTTACCGCCACAGAAACGTGAAGACTTAACGGCATCGGCTCAGCAGTTCCTGAGACAAATTGCCTTCAGACAGATACACAag GTCTTGGACATGGAGCCGCTACCGAAGGTGAAGCACGCGGCGGGCAACTGGAAGTTCCCGCGCAAGCGCAGGCGCTCCAACACTGACCAGGACCCCGACACGCCTAATG gcgATAACAAAGTAGTGAAGAAGGAGGATAATTCTGAATAA
- the LOC125067595 gene encoding zinc finger RNA-binding protein isoform X1 has translation MMAANNYFGFTHGGTQYGAATASAAYGGQTGYAVAPAATAATYGTQRAAATGYDTAYQAAAATQAAHAHAHAAAAAASAYDASKSAYYQQAAAAYPAAPPQPQPTYDATAKPAYSTPATYAQGARGSGGAKAAYGSVYSAPAPAASYPSQPYSAPAQPAKQTANRGTSAYDTALYNAATMYVAQQNKTGGGGGGGRSGWKNYNKSGVGAGLGRRPKPPPKAQQLHYCDVCRISCAGPQTYKEHLEGQKHKKKEAAVKLAAAGGGGGGARACGASALRCELCDVTCTGADAYAAHVRGIKHQKVVKLHTMLGKPIPSTEPVKLQPAKKTVAGAPKIAFVASGGLSTVGCSADCPPGDKEDEREDDADAEPEVQPVGQDYIEEIRGDDGKALSFNCKLCDCKFNDPNAKEMHMKGRRHRLQYKKKVQPDLEVKVKPSMHQRKLAEAKAQRMLVRDELWARRRMHDGVEEDDRVYWEGADWWRGPHHHHHHAMGMGYGPVGRRPETSDDRHVLAKHADIYPPEQQLQDIQRAVSHTEKALKSLSDALADQGKLKGQPAKVAAKVDDKKEEKPEGKEDGRDNQLFSFVGEGEAAPSGSPATPGPGTAGARALKGVMRVGLLAKGLLLRGDRDVRLVVLCHDRPTVTLLKRVAADLPHHLSRVKGSSEEPKYKVELLPAEGAVSVSDGSVNVLVSLTSAIMREPAEGGDIKRDDKDVLPRQKCLDALAALRHAKWFQARAASLQSCVIIIRIMRDLCRRIPNWTPLNPYAMELLVSGVMQSAGGALSPGEALRRVMEAAAGGLLLDHGPGLRDPCEKDLVDALGNLPPQKREDLTASAQQFLRQIAFRQIHKVLDMEPLPKVKHAAGNWKFPRKRRRSNTDQDPDTPNGDNKVVKKEDNSE, from the exons ATGATGGCAGCAAATAATTACTTTGGGTTTACCCATGGAGGAACCCAATATGG CGCTGCAACAGCTAGTGCAGCTTACGGCGGCCAAACGGGGTACGCCGTGGCACCGGCTGCGACCGCCGCGACGTACGGGACCCAACGTGCCGCAGCAACAGGATACGATACTGCGTATCAGGCTGCGGCCGCTACACAAG CCGCtcacgcgcacgcgcacgcggcAGCGGCCGCTGCTTCCGCATACGACGCCAGCAAAAGCGCGTATTACCAGCAGGCGGCTGCCGCGTATCCCGCCGCACCGCCGCAGCCGCAGCCCACCTACGACGCCACCGCCAAGCCCGCCTACTCTACGCCTGCCACATACGCACAG GGCGCGCGCGGTTCCGGCGGCGCCAAGGCGGCGTACGGCAGCGTGTAcagcgcgcccgcgcccgcAGCCTCCTACCCCTCGCAGCCCTACTCCGCGCCCGCGCAGCCCGCCAAGC AGACGGCTAACAGGGGCACCTCTGCTTATGATACAGCTCTCTACAACGCGGCGACCATGTATGTGGCGCAGCAGAACAAAACGGGCGGAGGCGG CGGCGGTGGTCGCAGCGGCTGGAAGAACTACAACAAGAGTGGCGTCGGCGCTGGACTCGGGCGGAGACCCAAGCCTCCGCCCAAAGCACAGCAACTGCACTACTGCGACGTGTGTCGCATCTCTTGCGCCGGCCCGCAGACCTACAAGGAGCACCTGGAGGGACAGAAACACAAAAAGAAGGAGGCAGCTGTGAAGTtggcggcggcgggcggcggcggcggaggagCGCGCGCGTGCGGCGCCTCGGCCTTGCGCTGCGAGCTGTGTGACGTCACGTGCACGGGAGCCGACGCGTATGCGGCGCACGTACGTGGCATCAAGCACCAAAAGGTCGTCAAACTGCATACCATGCTGGGGAAACCCATCCCCTCCACCGAGCCCGTCAAGCTTCAGCCCG CCAAAAAGACCGTCGCCGGAGCGCCAAAGATCGCTTTCGTGGCGTCCGGGGGCCTCAGCACCGTGGGCTGCAGCGCCGACTGCCCGCCAGGCGACAAGGAGGACGAGCGGGAAGACGATGCCGACGCAGAGCCCGAGGTGCAGCCCGTGGGGCAGGACTACATCGAGGAGATCCGCGGGGACGACGGCAAGGCGCTCAGCTTCAACTGTAAGCTTTGTGATTGCAAGTTCAACGACCCCAACGCCAAAGAGATGCACATGAAGGGTCGCCGTCATCGACTTCAGTATAAGAAGAAA GTTCAGCCAGACCTTGAAGTTAAAGTTAAGCCGTCCATGCACCAGCGCAAACTAGCTGAGGCCAAAGCTCAACGCATGCTCGTACGCGACGAGCTGTGGGCGCGACGACGTATGCACGAT GGAGTTGAAGAAGACGACCGCGTGTATTGGGAGGGTGCAGACTGGTGGCGCGGACcacatcaccatcatcatcac GCTATGGGTATGGGATACGGTCCTGTCGGCCGCCGGCCCGAGACTTCGGACGACCGACACGTGCTGGCCAAGCACGCTGACATATACCCACCTGAGCAGCAGCTGCAGGACATCCAGCGCGCCGTTTCGCATACGGAGAAGGCGCTCAAGTCGCTCTCTGACGCACTCGCCGATCAGGGCAAGCTCAAG GGACAACCTGCAAAGGTCGCAGCTAAAGTGGACGATAAGAAAGAAGAAAAACCCGAAGGGAAGGAGGACGGTCGAGATAACCAGCT ATTCTCGTTCGTGGGCGAAGGTGAGGCGGCGCCGAGCGGGTCTCCGGCAACTCCGGGGCCGGGCACAGCGGGTGCGCGCGCACTGAAGGGCGTAATGCGCGTGGGGCTTTTGGCCAAGGGGCTACTCCTGCGCGGAGACCGCGACGTGCGCCTCGTCGTACTGTGCCACGACCGCCCCACCGTCACACTGCTCAAACGGGTCGCGGCTGACTTGCCGCACCATCTCTCCAGAGTCAAG GGTTCGAGTGAGGAGCCTAAGTACAAAGTGGAGCTCTTGCCGGCAGAAGGCGCGGTGTCTGTATCAGACGGCTCTGTCAACGTACTTGTGAGCCTCACGTCCGCCATCATGCGCGAGCCCGCAG AGGGTGGCGACATAAAGCGAGACGACAAGGACGTGCTCCCGCGGCAGAAGTGTTTGGACGCGTTGGCCGCCCTTCGGCACGCCAAGTGGTTCCAG GCTAGGGCGGCCAGTCTGCAGTCCTGTGTCATCATCATCCGCATCATGCGTGACCTCTGCCGGCGGATACCTAACTGGACACCTCTCAATCCATAC GCGATGGAATTGCTGGTGTCAGGCGTGATGCAGTCTGCGGGAGGCGCGCTGTCGCCGGGCGAGGCGCTGCGCCGCGTCATGgaggcggcggcgggcggccTGCTGCTGGACCACGGGCCCGGCCTGCGTGACCCCTGCGAGAAGGACCTCGTC GATGCTCTCGGAAACTTACCGCCACAGAAACGTGAAGACTTAACGGCATCGGCTCAGCAGTTCCTGAGACAAATTGCCTTCAGACAGATACACAag GTCTTGGACATGGAGCCGCTACCGAAGGTGAAGCACGCGGCGGGCAACTGGAAGTTCCCGCGCAAGCGCAGGCGCTCCAACACTGACCAGGACCCCGACACGCCTAATG gcgATAACAAAGTAGTGAAGAAGGAGGATAATTCTGAATAA